DNA sequence from the Liolophura sinensis isolate JHLJ2023 chromosome 1, CUHK_Ljap_v2, whole genome shotgun sequence genome:
GCTTATCCATGCTGTAGATTCCACAAAGGGAGGGAAATACAACAGCTGACCCTGCAGGTCTTTAATAACAACTGTGACAAACTAGTCTTGAACAAAGTTGATAGACACTGTGATTTGGCTTAAAATGTGAAGTATTGGATGACTGTAGTTCAAAGGTGCAAAACAGGggaaattgttcatttatttgactgatgttttacgccatactcaagaatatttcacctaaatgatggcagccagcatcacagtgggaggaaaccgggaagagcccgaggaaaacccacgaccatccacaggttgctggatttatttatttatttgattggtgttttacgctcaagaatactcaagaatatttcacttatacgacggcggccagcattatggtgggtggaaaccgggcacagcccgggggaaacccacgaccatccgcaggttgctgacagaccttcccacttacggccggagagaaaaccagcatgagctggacttgaactcacagcgaccgcattggtgagaggctcctgggtcattacgctgcgctagcgcactaaccgactgagccacggaggccccccaggttgctggaagatcttcccacatgctttcggagaggaagccagcatgagctggacttgaactcacagcgaccgcattggtaagagtcACATGGGACACTGTGTCCCACCGGAACGCCAACCACCTCAACCACAGAGTCTCCCAAATCATAGGAAATAGAATTTGTCCTATTTTCATTGGAGTAGTAGCATTTAATGTGTTGATACAACAAATGGTAGTGTGAACGCAGCTTTCCATCTCACTTGTCAGAAGTAGTTCAGGCATAATTGACAGAATAACAAATGAGATGTCACATAAACACAAGCCATAATGATACAGGTATTCAATAGTCACCTTACTGGAGAACGCTTAATGGACCACAAAGCCACCAAGTATGTCAAAGCTATAGAATACTGGAATTGGTAACAACCATTTGTGGAATTATGTGACAAGAATgaattttatgagaaaaaaattgtaatcaaaataaattaattatctCTATTAGAGTACAATTATGCTATGAAGAACACACATACCATGTATGGAGCCAGCACTTATTCACTTGTTTCCTTCTTTGAATAGCGTTCAGCTGTGAAGGAAATCAGAGTGCTCACAAGCAACTCACCACTTATAAACACATACTAACTCAGTAGTTGAACAAGTAGTAGAAAATGGGTTATACAGTGGACTGTAAGAGATTACCAAATATTGAAGCAAAGATGAAGTCATGTTGAACTATATGTACCTTGAAAACGCAACGGAACACCCCAACAAAGCTTTAAACACAGCTTAGAGTCCACTGTTAGACAGGCAAATATTCAAAATGCAGCTACTACAACTTTGGTTATAATTCAAGCAAAATTAACTGTGTTGTGTAAATGCAGTTCTTATCTATGCTAGAATCAAGCAAATTTACTGAAATTTCCTTACCACATGAGGAAAATACGTGTATCTGACCAAGTACCAGTATATGCACAGATAAATGATTTTATAATTACAAGGTCTCAAAACTATAGTTGCTTCCTTGACAGCGTTTTCTGTGCAATACAAAGTTAATCATGGGCAAATCACATGACCATGTGCAGTGGCTTGCACTGGTGATTGCCAGAGTACACTTTCACTCCTTGGATCTGGCAGGTGTAATGTCAGCTCCCTGTTTGTCCATCTCAACTGACCAATATTCTGTCAGTAAGTTGGGGCACGACATTCGCAGTCAGCACATTCATTAGAGCATGGCTCTGTATCCTTTACTTTCCCATGCTCATGATCATGATCATGCTTATCATGATGTTTATGGCCATGACTATCATGATTAATGTCAGCTTGTCCATGATCCACCTCTGAACCTTGGCTGGTTTTTCTGTTGCCTCTTTCTTCTATATGACCAGAAATATTTCCATTGCAACTTTCATTCAGGGTCTTGGTACTCTGATCTTTCTTCACTCCTAGTCTTTTGCGTGGAGTTCTAGCTGGTCTGTTGGATTCATGATTGACTGTCCATGACCCCAGGCTATTGTTGGCATAGTAATCCATCGGGTAGACCTCCTGCCACTTCACCTCATCTAAGGCAACTGATATCTCATAAGGCGAGAGTAACGGCTTGGTAAAGGCTGCACCCCAATCTATAGAGAGTCTGGGACAGGCAATCTGTACCCAAGCATCTACATCTTCAAAAAGCTTGAGTTTATCAGGGAATATTTCCGATAACAAAACAGTCACATGTGCTTTCCCACAGCTTTCCAATTTCTGTTTCAAATTATCCAAAACTTTTGGTGAGCCCTGTCTTCCTAATGTTCCAAGCACCAAACCAAATGTTTTGGCATTCCGTGCAGTGCTGATGGCGGAACGTCTGACTTGGTGTAAGCGTTCATGGTCGTAGAACTCCCGAGAGAACACCTTGTTGTAGGGGTCATACCTGTAAGCTGGTATATCTGGGTTTCCAATCATAATAGATTCCAAATGAAACCTCCCATCCCCTAAGTATATGATGGCGTCGACCCCTTGTAACCTTGGAGAGGTACAACCCAGGATTTCCCCTGGTGACAAAGGCTTGCTCTGTGGAACAGTCACCATGTAATCCTTCCTTAGTTCCCCCAATGCAGATTGTAAGGCTGTTACAAACTGGATTGTACTGACGAAAGCCAAATGGGAACCTGACTCAAAGTTGAACTTAATCGTCTCAATGAAATGTGTCGTGTCTATCTTTATGTCAACGAACACATATAGCATTTGTATTCCTTCAGTTTTATCAATAGGCACTAAACAGCTGTGACCATAATGCACCATTAGCTCAGCCCCCAAAGCCTTGGCTGTGAAATCGTCCACACAGCATGCCCCATAAGTCACGTCACCCATAATAAGAGTGTCGGCGTCGGTAAATTTTTCAATGATATCTGCAATAGTGCAGGCGAATAGCAACAGCCCTTCCGGGAATTGTAAAGCAA
Encoded proteins:
- the LOC135481887 gene encoding 2-(3-amino-3-carboxypropyl)histidine synthase subunit 1-like, translating into MKQLPDNYNFEIPKTIWRIKTLGAKRVALQFPEGLLLFACTIADIIEKFTDADTLIMGDVTYGACCVDDFTAKALGAELMVHYGHSCLVPIDKTEGIQMLYVFVDIKIDTTHFIETIKFNFESGSHLAFVSTIQFVTALQSALGELRKDYMVTVPQSKPLSPGEILGCTSPRLQGVDAIIYLGDGRFHLESIMIGNPDIPAYRYDPYNKVFSREFYDHERLHQVRRSAISTARNAKTFGLVLGTLGRQGSPKVLDNLKQKLESCGKAHVTVLLSEIFPDKLKLFEDVDAWVQIACPRLSIDWGAAFTKPLLSPYEISVALDEVKWQEVYPMDYYANNSLGSWTVNHESNRPARTPRKRLGVKKDQSTKTLNESCNGNISGHIEERGNRKTSQGSEVDHGQADINHDSHGHKHHDKHDHDHEHGKVKDTEPCSNECADCECRAPTY